One Candidatus Dormiibacterota bacterium DNA segment encodes these proteins:
- a CDS encoding SpoIIE family protein phosphatase produces MRTPRRQSCDGDGPQRPGLAGPGDAVERVEAIDEYQLLAEAVPHIIWVAAPDGRAEYFNAQWFAYTGASYAEAADDGWLRAAHPDDLPRVVGLRSQTLQTGDLFETEFRLRRFDGEYRWFLVRSVAMRSPSGEILRWFGSCTDINAQKRAEELLLFFARAGSVLSESLEPRVLGRNFAKLLVPDFADYCQLFLIDDDKFALLADDYADAAQATVMHDLLARYPVTRDDRLIAGVLASGQPRLIEEVLPEMRAERARDAEHRALLDRFDARSLICMPLTARGNLIGVFLSGYTRSGRRHSSSDVPVLHEMARRLALALDNARRYQNEHEVAAAFAKAMLPRELPRVEGVRLSRLYIPASTELRVGGDWFDAFALPSGLIGLSIGDVTGHGLDAAIVMGEMRQAIRSAAIESNAPSQVLDHADRVLAMNHPDAIATAGFGIYDPADRSLTYATAGHPPPLVARADGSVYEIIASGLPLGLRSAATCDSTAISLDGGSLVCFYTDGLTEFDRNAIEGEESLHAALAAQALAPARDPAEAIYHAVVHDGSHHDDTAILVLQIE; encoded by the coding sequence CTGCGGACGCCTCGACGTCAATCGTGCGATGGCGATGGCCCTCAACGACCCGGTCTTGCCGGGCCCGGTGACGCCGTAGAACGCGTAGAAGCGATCGACGAGTACCAACTCCTCGCGGAGGCCGTCCCCCACATCATTTGGGTGGCGGCTCCGGATGGCCGCGCGGAGTACTTTAACGCGCAGTGGTTCGCGTACACCGGCGCTTCGTACGCCGAGGCGGCGGACGACGGTTGGCTGCGTGCGGCGCACCCCGACGACTTGCCGCGCGTGGTGGGCTTGCGCTCGCAAACGCTTCAAACCGGCGACCTCTTCGAGACGGAGTTTCGGCTGCGCCGGTTCGACGGTGAGTATCGCTGGTTTCTGGTACGGTCGGTCGCGATGCGTAGCCCCTCGGGCGAGATCCTGCGGTGGTTCGGGAGCTGTACCGATATCAACGCCCAGAAGCGCGCCGAGGAGCTGTTGCTGTTCTTCGCACGCGCGGGGAGCGTGCTCTCGGAATCGCTGGAACCGCGCGTTCTCGGCCGCAACTTCGCCAAGTTGCTCGTCCCCGATTTTGCCGACTACTGCCAACTCTTTCTGATCGACGACGACAAGTTCGCATTGCTCGCGGATGATTACGCTGATGCCGCGCAGGCCACCGTGATGCACGACCTGCTGGCTCGGTATCCGGTGACCCGCGACGATAGGCTGATCGCCGGCGTTCTCGCATCCGGCCAACCGCGTTTGATCGAAGAAGTGCTGCCCGAGATGCGCGCCGAGCGCGCCCGGGATGCGGAGCATCGCGCCCTGCTCGACCGCTTCGATGCGCGTTCGCTCATCTGCATGCCGCTCACGGCACGCGGGAATTTAATCGGCGTCTTCCTGAGCGGTTACACGCGCTCGGGGCGGCGTCATTCGTCATCCGACGTTCCTGTATTACACGAGATGGCCCGTCGCCTCGCGCTCGCGCTCGATAACGCGCGACGCTACCAAAACGAGCATGAGGTGGCTGCGGCGTTCGCTAAAGCGATGCTTCCGCGCGAATTGCCGCGCGTCGAGGGCGTGCGCCTTTCGCGCTTGTATATTCCGGCATCGACGGAGCTGCGCGTTGGCGGCGATTGGTTCGACGCGTTTGCATTACCCAGCGGGCTGATCGGGCTCTCGATCGGCGACGTGACTGGGCACGGGCTCGACGCCGCGATCGTGATGGGGGAGATGCGCCAAGCCATTCGCTCCGCCGCGATCGAATCGAATGCGCCATCGCAGGTGCTCGACCACGCCGACCGGGTCTTGGCAATGAATCATCCGGACGCGATCGCAACCGCGGGATTCGGAATCTACGATCCGGCCGATCGCTCCCTCACGTATGCCACCGCCGGGCATCCGCCGCCGCTCGTGGCACGCGCGGACGGCAGCGTATACGAAATTATCGCGAGCGGCTTGCCGCTGGGGCTGCGCAGCGCCGCAACCTGCGATTCGACGGCCATTTCGCTCGATGGCGGAAGTCTCGTATGCTTCTACACCGACGGCCTCACCGAGTTCGATCGCAACGCGATCGAAGGGGAGGAGAGCCTGCACGCCGCGCTCGCAGCGCAAGCCCTCGCACCCGCACGCGATCCCGCCGAAGCAATTTACCACGCCGTCGTCCACGACGGTTCGCATCACGACGACACCGCAATCCTGGTGTTACAAATCGAGTAA
- a CDS encoding Gfo/Idh/MocA family oxidoreductase → MKERYRVGVVGAGFGVKAHLPALLAHPRFDVVALASPHSAAGVAKERSIPHAFTSCAEMLAGCELDAVVIASPPFAHHGDTLAALAAGKHVLCEKPFALNVAQAEEMLAAAKAAGTGCGVSHEFRWAPERIALQQMVANGHLAPMREIELTHLMPGRRATDLKPRGWMFQRKAGGGICGALMSHAIDGANHLAGRPPIRSTGYTRIANPQRTDEQGTFTSETDDGAFALLDYGDGLVARLTTDATTHVEQFTLAVHGEQRTAVASGTGLLDMRLFAIEADATDELDVKPSPYARFESVLENVPPLMELYDEWLKQIETGASAVPTFEEAVATQRVLASIGYSTAP, encoded by the coding sequence ATGAAAGAACGATATCGCGTCGGCGTCGTCGGCGCCGGATTCGGCGTCAAGGCGCACCTGCCCGCACTGCTGGCGCATCCACGATTCGACGTTGTGGCGCTTGCATCGCCGCATAGCGCCGCGGGCGTTGCGAAGGAGCGGTCGATTCCTCACGCGTTCACGTCGTGCGCGGAGATGCTCGCCGGGTGCGAACTCGACGCCGTCGTTATCGCGTCGCCACCCTTTGCGCACCACGGCGATACGCTCGCCGCTCTCGCGGCCGGCAAGCACGTGCTCTGCGAAAAGCCGTTCGCACTGAATGTGGCGCAAGCCGAGGAAATGCTCGCCGCGGCGAAGGCGGCGGGAACGGGCTGCGGTGTCTCGCACGAGTTTCGCTGGGCGCCCGAGCGAATCGCCTTGCAGCAAATGGTCGCCAACGGCCACCTGGCGCCGATGCGCGAAATCGAACTCACCCATCTCATGCCGGGCCGACGCGCAACCGACCTGAAACCGCGGGGATGGATGTTCCAACGCAAGGCCGGCGGCGGTATTTGCGGCGCGCTGATGTCTCACGCGATCGACGGCGCAAACCATCTGGCAGGCCGTCCGCCGATTCGTTCTACCGGATACACGCGCATCGCCAATCCCCAGCGCACCGACGAACAAGGCACCTTCACCAGCGAAACCGACGACGGCGCCTTCGCCCTGCTCGATTACGGTGACGGCCTAGTCGCCCGCCTCACCACCGACGCAACGACGCACGTCGAACAGTTCACGCTCGCGGTCCACGGAGAACAACGCACCGCCGTCGCAAGCGGTACCGGTTTGCTCGACATGCGTCTCTTCGCCATCGAAGCCGACGCCACGGACGAACTCGATGTGAAACCATCCCCGTACGCGCGTTTCGAAAGCGTCCTAGAGAACGTCCCGCCGCTGATGGAACTCTACGACGAATGGCTCAAACAGATCGAAACCGGAGCCAGCGCCGTCCCAACGTTCGAGGAAGCGGTCGCGACACAGCGAGTTCTGGCGAGCATCGGTTATTCAACCGCCCCTTGA